A region of Phosphitispora fastidiosa DNA encodes the following proteins:
- a CDS encoding DNRLRE domain-containing protein: protein MRKTFKKQLWIKVLAVVLALALNMGALDGVIRLAVQEWTLGGFEGFLRPAAAKKVDDTVYDTGPEKNEPGRDKNVLPETAGPKKPRNPAVLEAKSRNEVREKRTEYSKTFKISDSEYRTEVYQEPVHYRDENNGLADIDNTLVESPEKGYAFENRANSLKVRFSENSWVKSREKAGETVRETSGTASREMFWGKPGEQKLGEIQQKEHAIAWRLLGSKESPARAVQNTLIYRGITDHTDLRYIIDGKTLKEEIILNDPEAPSEFKFALDIRHLDYSMRDDGSIDFTDPGTGDVIWNMPTPYMYDARGERSQAVTAEISRKYGLFGETVLTVTADPEWLTAPDRAYPVVIDPTLQPGERFGRDTFISSKYPDTAYNDSEHLYVGDTAGFGDTMSFFYFRDIIREANATVTEATFSVYAAGGSPDSVDLYRVIPDVMWDYEVLTWNWWQTVSARGDTLGELVDSTAGPSSGWWNFDVLDLVQRWMEDPVKKNGGLALVPGSGSGYVKLISSNYGADDDPRSDTYNSKHPKLAYTYTLNPPQPSADFSLGIDRDTGEIRVYGSARDDARIYLSTGDGDNYTTSADSSGDWEIDGLTFEEGKYKTISMYYTYEIEWTDEEGETHTETITGDTTSQKFLVTRYSKGARMKRMAKFYYLDGTKDDLLKEINEIDSELDMVVGDYVLIPDPKREKPYIGGEIIINPDEEYRLREKIRPLYANGDIVGNSVDAATGNFFVIDTDLSFDALGLPVEFTRFFNAREPEIYRGPMGQNWYMGYDKMLVKYEDGSILATGGDGGGYFFRKSGSRYVSDDDVTEQLVKNGDGTYSVITKYDTVYHFNDDGMLDRVTDRNGNAVTMTYDGEGLLRQVTDAAGRTCTLYYDEMGRVIIIQDPEGRQVDYDYDNWGRLLQVIDPNGGAVKYEYGYVDEEGLAHDNYLVTKVTDPMGNVAVVNEYDSQGRVIRQTDAAGYTVSMDYDSGRTTYTDRNGNEFIYEFDSEYRVTSISGPDTADGTVYVNYAAPAEDSKFTDTQTGGTVSGITDMSINEGTVTGEPDPVVTSASATRILAEYHYDGRGNRDTVTDAMGNVTQYDYDTRNNLTSVINADGKENTYVYDNDNNVTDIIDAMDNKTLLEYDGNGNLLRVTDAEGKTTTYTYYGSGQVKSVSDPAGKTVSYTYDSDGNAATVKDGRGYITYYRYDGISRLEEVEDPKGNYTYYEYDDNGNLLEERTPIGTTINSYNYNNYLTGTRDPEGNVTTFEYESRGLMVRGKDPLGKYTWMGYDGNGSRLWTKDANNNRTDYRYDDLGRLREIIEPAGDITTYSYDPNGNRTAVIDAKGETTYYEYDILNRLEAVIDPLGRRAAYTYDDLGNTLTYTDFDGTVTEYRYDSQSRVREVIDQIGSTTKFTYDRSGNRETVTNTLNQTYAYRYDDNNNLEKVINPAGNITRFEYDETNNRTAMIDALGQRTTYEYDDMGRLVGVADPLNRDTEIELDKNGNRLAVTDGNNNTTKFGYDANGRLEQVIDAKNNTTRYKYDDVGNLVLFTDANHHTTEYRYNQKNLLTEVINPLGQKNSFDYDQNGNIISKTDPNGSNVEYEYDELNRLLGAYYPDGSYVEYGYNDQGKREWMEDMYGTTWYDYDQMGRLTAVTNQDDMTTEYGYNQLDQKTKVRYPDGKEVTYSYDNLNRLETVTDRLGKATTYKYDAVGRRTDTVLPNGVVTSYDYDRANQLTAIASRNPADKLLAKYEYTYNGAGNRDSFTQTVEDMVYTTDYEYDPLNQLIGVDNPNGGQVTYDYDPAGNRIKMTKTEGDCITTTKYEYNEANELLRYNMNEGPYTEFRYDNNGNRTTRIEPGDRVTTYTWDYENRLTEVNFHQDKWVGFEYDGDGNRITKLSAMTQPWHEEEIKQDNGKGNDPEFVPPGQQKVKKQRADLVYMLLKNDRGEGGKSKGNSGGNGGGSSGNNGGGNSGGSNGNGNDKDKPDNGKENGNEKDKVNNGKDSAKVKNKDLDIKDREAKKEKAKAKKGYRKKGKYENRGKHLGWYKNGKIPQGPEGEKVEITYYLNDVSDPLTQVLMTYGEDGNFNAAYTYGLERIEVEALDETRPESQDPLYYLYDGLGSVTFMVKPDGNKRDHYRYDEFGKPAPGNSKLSQDGVNVLHNTFGYTGEIWDQESELLYLRARYYEPETGRFLSRDTYEGNLQNPLSKNLFIYVQNNPINFSDPTGKYRLGWFTELGHKRAYFENESLNEKIEMVSLVPFVGDAVKIGYDVYRGDLPEAAKDVLTAAVTIGAGKLLVGVAKAGSAGISWLQEKALSEAPGIVFNGITYMIQPNLKSASRDKIIFGIYKYMFGHAHISKNGLWVDPDHNGWKYWKSRLKEIDRAYYYGDTGWVSIGEDDSHRTILMVYAYFDTIEAILNDTYEDIEIVAHSISTKFL from the coding sequence ATGAGAAAAACATTTAAAAAGCAGTTGTGGATTAAGGTCCTGGCTGTTGTTCTGGCCCTGGCCCTGAACATGGGGGCCCTGGACGGGGTAATCAGGCTGGCTGTGCAGGAATGGACCCTGGGAGGTTTTGAAGGGTTCCTGCGCCCGGCAGCGGCCAAGAAGGTTGATGACACGGTCTATGACACCGGGCCTGAGAAAAACGAGCCGGGCAGGGACAAAAATGTCCTGCCCGAGACTGCAGGGCCCAAAAAGCCCAGAAACCCGGCGGTCCTGGAGGCCAAAAGCAGAAATGAGGTCAGGGAGAAAAGAACTGAGTACTCCAAAACCTTCAAAATCAGTGACAGTGAATACAGGACTGAGGTCTACCAGGAACCGGTCCATTACAGGGATGAAAACAACGGGCTGGCAGACATAGATAATACCCTGGTGGAGTCACCGGAAAAAGGCTATGCCTTTGAAAACCGGGCCAACAGCCTTAAAGTGCGCTTTTCTGAGAATTCATGGGTTAAGTCCCGTGAAAAGGCCGGTGAAACGGTCCGTGAAACGTCCGGTACAGCCTCCCGGGAGATGTTCTGGGGGAAGCCGGGGGAACAGAAGCTGGGAGAGATACAGCAGAAGGAGCATGCCATTGCCTGGCGCCTTCTGGGCAGTAAAGAAAGTCCGGCCAGGGCTGTACAGAATACCTTAATCTACCGCGGCATAACAGACCATACCGACCTCAGGTACATTATTGACGGGAAAACCCTGAAGGAGGAAATCATCCTTAATGACCCGGAGGCCCCGTCTGAGTTTAAGTTTGCCCTTGATATAAGGCACCTGGACTACAGCATGCGGGACGATGGCTCTATCGATTTCACCGACCCCGGTACAGGTGATGTTATCTGGAACATGCCCACACCATACATGTATGATGCCAGGGGCGAACGCTCTCAGGCCGTAACTGCAGAAATAAGTCGTAAATACGGCCTGTTTGGCGAAACGGTGCTCACCGTGACAGCCGACCCCGAATGGCTCACTGCCCCGGACAGGGCTTATCCTGTTGTCATCGACCCCACCCTCCAGCCGGGAGAACGCTTCGGCAGGGACACCTTTATTTCCTCAAAGTACCCCGATACCGCCTATAATGACAGTGAACACCTCTATGTGGGGGATACTGCCGGATTTGGGGATACCATGAGTTTCTTCTATTTCCGTGATATTATCCGTGAAGCCAATGCCACGGTAACGGAAGCCACCTTTTCTGTTTATGCCGCAGGGGGCAGTCCGGATTCTGTTGACCTGTACCGGGTAATCCCTGACGTGATGTGGGATTATGAGGTATTGACATGGAACTGGTGGCAGACCGTGTCCGCACGGGGCGATACCCTGGGTGAGCTTGTTGACAGCACGGCAGGCCCGTCTTCCGGGTGGTGGAATTTTGATGTCCTGGACCTGGTCCAGAGGTGGATGGAAGACCCGGTCAAGAAGAACGGAGGACTGGCCCTTGTCCCCGGTTCCGGCTCAGGTTATGTAAAATTAATTTCCAGCAACTATGGCGCTGATGATGACCCCAGGTCAGACACATATAACAGCAAACATCCCAAACTGGCTTACACATATACCCTGAACCCGCCCCAGCCATCGGCGGACTTCAGCCTGGGCATCGACCGTGATACAGGTGAAATCAGGGTTTACGGCAGTGCTAGGGATGATGCCAGGATATATCTCTCCACCGGTGACGGGGATAACTATACCACCTCTGCTGACAGCAGCGGTGACTGGGAAATAGACGGGCTGACCTTTGAAGAAGGTAAATACAAGACCATCTCCATGTACTATACATATGAAATTGAATGGACCGATGAAGAGGGCGAAACCCATACCGAGACAATTACCGGTGACACCACCTCCCAGAAATTCCTGGTGACCAGGTACAGCAAAGGGGCCAGGATGAAGAGGATGGCCAAATTCTATTACCTGGACGGGACAAAAGATGACCTGCTCAAAGAAATAAATGAAATTGATTCAGAGCTTGATATGGTTGTCGGGGACTATGTCCTTATCCCTGACCCCAAACGGGAAAAACCATATATAGGCGGAGAGATCATCATAAACCCTGATGAGGAATACCGCTTGAGGGAAAAGATAAGGCCCTTATATGCCAATGGTGATATAGTCGGCAACTCTGTTGATGCTGCCACCGGGAACTTCTTTGTCATAGATACCGACCTGTCCTTTGACGCCCTGGGGCTGCCGGTGGAATTCACCAGGTTCTTTAATGCCCGGGAACCTGAAATATACCGGGGGCCTATGGGGCAGAACTGGTACATGGGCTATGACAAGATGCTGGTAAAATATGAGGATGGTTCCATACTGGCCACCGGCGGTGACGGGGGAGGGTATTTCTTCCGTAAGTCGGGTAGCCGTTATGTCTCTGATGATGATGTCACCGAACAACTGGTGAAGAACGGTGACGGGACCTATTCAGTCATCACCAAATATGACACCGTCTATCACTTCAATGATGACGGGATGCTGGACCGGGTTACCGACCGCAACGGGAATGCGGTAACCATGACCTATGACGGGGAAGGACTGCTGCGGCAGGTGACTGATGCTGCCGGAAGGACCTGTACCCTGTATTATGACGAAATGGGCCGGGTGATCATAATCCAGGATCCTGAAGGCCGCCAGGTGGACTATGACTATGACAACTGGGGACGGCTCCTCCAGGTAATTGACCCCAACGGCGGGGCTGTAAAGTATGAATATGGCTATGTGGATGAAGAGGGCCTGGCCCATGACAACTACCTGGTTACCAAGGTAACCGACCCTATGGGCAATGTGGCTGTAGTTAATGAATATGACAGTCAGGGTCGGGTCATCAGGCAGACCGATGCCGCCGGTTATACTGTCAGCATGGATTATGACAGCGGGAGGACAACATATACCGACCGTAATGGAAATGAATTTATTTATGAATTTGACAGCGAATACCGGGTGACAAGCATCTCCGGGCCTGATACGGCTGACGGGACGGTTTATGTAAATTATGCGGCACCGGCAGAGGACAGCAAATTCACTGATACCCAAACCGGGGGCACGGTATCCGGCATCACGGATATGTCCATAAATGAAGGAACTGTGACGGGAGAACCGGATCCTGTGGTTACCTCTGCTTCGGCAACCCGCATCCTGGCAGAGTACCATTATGACGGACGGGGCAACCGGGACACGGTGACTGATGCCATGGGCAATGTGACCCAATATGATTATGACACCCGGAACAACCTGACCTCAGTTATAAATGCAGACGGTAAAGAGAACACCTATGTATATGATAATGACAACAATGTTACAGACATCATTGATGCCATGGACAATAAGACCCTCCTGGAATATGACGGAAATGGCAACCTCCTTAGGGTGACTGATGCCGAAGGGAAGACAACCACATATACCTATTACGGCTCCGGCCAGGTAAAATCAGTATCAGACCCGGCAGGGAAAACGGTGTCCTATACCTATGACTCTGACGGGAATGCAGCCACAGTAAAAGACGGCAGGGGATATATCACTTATTACCGCTATGACGGTATCAGCAGGCTGGAAGAAGTCGAAGACCCCAAAGGGAACTACACATATTATGAATATGACGACAACGGCAACCTGCTGGAAGAAAGGACACCCATCGGCACAACCATCAACAGCTACAACTATAACAATTACCTGACAGGCACCAGGGACCCTGAGGGGAATGTGACCACCTTTGAATATGAAAGCAGGGGACTAATGGTCAGGGGAAAAGACCCCCTGGGGAAATATACCTGGATGGGTTATGACGGCAACGGCAGCCGTTTGTGGACAAAGGATGCCAACAACAACCGGACTGATTACCGCTATGATGACCTGGGCCGGCTGCGGGAAATTATCGAGCCTGCCGGGGATATCACCACATATTCCTATGACCCCAATGGGAACAGGACAGCAGTCATAGATGCCAAAGGTGAAACCACATACTATGAATATGATATCCTGAACCGCCTGGAAGCAGTTATCGACCCCCTGGGGCGGAGAGCTGCATACACCTATGACGACCTGGGCAATACCCTCACCTACACAGACTTTGACGGGACAGTCACAGAGTACCGGTATGACAGCCAGTCAAGGGTAAGAGAGGTTATCGACCAGATAGGGAGCACCACCAAATTCACCTATGACCGTTCCGGCAACAGGGAGACCGTCACCAATACCCTGAATCAGACATATGCCTACCGTTATGATGATAACAACAACCTGGAAAAGGTAATCAACCCGGCAGGGAACATCACCCGGTTCGAGTATGATGAGACAAACAACCGGACAGCTATGATTGACGCCCTGGGCCAGAGGACCACCTATGAGTATGACGACATGGGCCGTCTGGTTGGGGTGGCTGACCCGTTAAACCGTGATACCGAGATCGAACTTGACAAAAACGGCAACCGGCTGGCAGTCACAGACGGCAATAATAATACCACCAAGTTCGGCTATGATGCCAATGGACGTCTGGAACAGGTTATTGATGCCAAAAACAATACCACCAGGTACAAATATGATGATGTCGGAAACCTGGTCTTATTCACTGATGCCAATCACCATACCACCGAATACAGATACAACCAGAAGAACCTGCTTACCGAAGTAATCAATCCCCTGGGGCAAAAGAACTCGTTTGACTATGACCAAAACGGCAACATCATCTCCAAGACAGACCCCAATGGCAGCAACGTAGAATATGAATATGATGAACTCAACCGCCTCCTGGGGGCCTATTACCCTGATGGCAGCTATGTCGAATACGGCTATAACGACCAGGGTAAACGGGAATGGATGGAAGACATGTATGGTACCACCTGGTATGACTATGACCAAATGGGCCGCCTGACTGCAGTAACCAACCAGGATGACATGACCACCGAATATGGCTACAACCAACTGGACCAGAAAACAAAAGTCCGCTACCCTGACGGTAAGGAAGTAACCTACAGTTATGATAACCTGAACCGCCTGGAAACGGTAACCGACCGGCTGGGTAAAGCCACTACGTACAAATATGACGCCGTGGGCCGCCGCACAGATACTGTCTTACCAAACGGGGTAGTCACCTCATATGACTATGACAGGGCAAACCAGCTCACTGCTATTGCCAGCAGAAACCCGGCAGACAAACTCCTGGCCAAGTATGAATATACGTATAACGGGGCCGGGAACCGGGATAGCTTCACCCAGACCGTAGAAGACATGGTCTATACCACAGATTATGAATATGACCCCCTAAACCAGCTCATTGGAGTGGACAACCCCAATGGCGGCCAGGTGACCTATGACTATGACCCGGCGGGCAACAGGATAAAAATGACAAAAACAGAAGGGGATTGCATCACCACCACGAAATATGAATACAACGAAGCAAATGAACTGCTCAGGTACAACATGAATGAAGGCCCATACACCGAGTTCCGCTATGACAATAACGGGAACAGGACCACCAGAATAGAGCCCGGGGACCGGGTAACCACATATACCTGGGATTACGAGAACCGCCTCACAGAAGTAAACTTTCACCAGGATAAGTGGGTCGGATTCGAATATGACGGTGACGGCAACCGCATCACCAAGCTGTCAGCTATGACCCAGCCGTGGCATGAAGAAGAGATTAAACAGGACAACGGCAAAGGCAATGACCCTGAGTTTGTGCCTCCCGGCCAGCAGAAGGTTAAGAAGCAGAGGGCTGACCTGGTCTATATGCTGCTGAAGAATGACAGGGGTGAGGGAGGCAAAAGCAAAGGCAACAGCGGCGGAAATGGCGGCGGCAGCAGTGGGAATAACGGTGGCGGTAATAGCGGCGGCAGTAACGGCAATGGGAATGACAAGGATAAGCCTGACAACGGTAAAGAGAACGGAAATGAAAAGGATAAGGTCAATAACGGCAAAGACAGTGCTAAAGTAAAGAATAAAGACCTCGATATAAAGGATAGAGAAGCTAAAAAAGAGAAGGCCAAGGCTAAGAAGGGCTACCGCAAAAAAGGGAAATACGAAAATCGGGGTAAACACCTGGGGTGGTATAAGAATGGGAAGATACCCCAGGGCCCTGAAGGTGAAAAAGTTGAAATCACTTATTACCTCAACGATGTGTCTGACCCGCTTACTCAGGTATTGATGACCTATGGTGAAGATGGCAACTTCAACGCAGCCTATACTTACGGATTAGAGCGTATCGAAGTTGAGGCATTGGATGAGACCAGGCCGGAATCCCAGGACCCGCTGTATTACCTCTATGACGGCTTAGGCAGTGTCACCTTTATGGTGAAGCCAGACGGGAACAAGCGTGACCACTACCGTTATGATGAGTTCGGCAAACCTGCACCGGGGAACAGTAAGCTGTCCCAGGATGGCGTGAATGTACTGCATAACACCTTCGGCTATACCGGTGAGATATGGGATCAGGAGAGTGAACTGCTGTACCTGCGGGCGAGGTATTATGAGCCGGAGACGGGGAGGTTCCTGAGTAGGGATACGTATGAGGGGAATCTGCAGAACCCGCTGAGTAAGAATTTATTCATATATGTACAGAACAACCCTATTAATTTTAGTGACCCCACAGGAAAATATAGACTGGGGTGGTTTACAGAATTAGGACACAAGAGGGCATATTTTGAGAATGAATCATTGAATGAAAAAATTGAAATGGTATCATTAGTTCCCTTTGTTGGAGATGCAGTTAAAATAGGATATGATGTCTATCGAGGTGACTTACCTGAAGCTGCAAAAGATGTGTTAACAGCAGCAGTTACTATAGGAGCAGGCAAGCTCTTAGTTGGAGTTGCAAAGGCAGGTTCAGCAGGTATTAGTTGGTTACAAGAGAAAGCTTTGTCTGAAGCACCCGGCATAGTATTTAATGGCATTACCTATATGATACAACCGAACTTGAAAAGTGCTTCTAGGGATAAAATAATATTTGGAATATATAAATATATGTTTGGACATGCCCATATAAGCAAAAATGGGTTATGGGTGGACCCGGATCATAATGGCTGGAAATATTGGAAAAGTCGGTTGAAAGAAATTGACAGAGCTTACTACTATGGAGATACTGGTTGGGTTTCAATTGGTGAAGACGATTCTCATAGAACTATCCTAATGGTTTACGCGTATTTTGATACTATTGAGGCAATCTTAAATGATACCTATGAAGACATCGAAATAGTTGCTCACAGTATTTCAACGAAGTTTTTATAA
- the ftsZ gene encoding cell division protein FtsZ, with protein sequence MLEFEIDMDQFANIKVIGVGGGGGNAVNRMITAGLKGVEFITVNTDAQALYMSEAQHKMQIGAKLTKGLGAGANPEIGQKAAEESREELAKALNGADMVFVTAGMGGGTGTGAAPIVAEVAKEIGALTVGVVTKPFTFEGRKRLTQAEGGISNLKNKVDTLITIPNDRLLQVIDKHTSIVEAFRIADDVLRQGVQGISDLIAVPGLINLDFADVKTIMTETGSALMGIGIASGEKRASEAAESAISSPLLETSIEGARGVLLNITGGSSLALFEVNEAAEIIAQAADPEANIIFGAVIDESMEDEVRVTVIATGFDQKFNRKEINSELDIKPFATDDLDIPAFLRRK encoded by the coding sequence ATGCTTGAATTTGAAATCGATATGGACCAGTTTGCCAATATAAAAGTCATCGGCGTTGGCGGCGGAGGAGGAAATGCGGTCAATAGGATGATTACGGCAGGGTTGAAGGGTGTAGAGTTTATTACGGTAAATACTGATGCCCAGGCTCTGTATATGTCAGAAGCTCAGCACAAGATGCAGATTGGAGCCAAACTGACTAAAGGACTCGGAGCCGGAGCCAATCCCGAGATTGGGCAAAAGGCTGCTGAGGAGAGCAGGGAAGAGTTAGCCAAGGCCCTTAACGGTGCTGACATGGTATTTGTTACCGCAGGTATGGGTGGCGGCACCGGGACAGGAGCTGCTCCTATTGTGGCTGAAGTGGCTAAAGAAATCGGCGCTCTTACTGTCGGGGTGGTGACCAAACCCTTCACCTTTGAGGGAAGAAAGCGCCTGACCCAGGCCGAAGGCGGTATTTCCAACTTAAAGAATAAAGTCGATACCCTGATAACAATTCCAAATGACAGGCTGCTCCAGGTAATCGACAAACATACTTCTATTGTGGAGGCTTTCAGGATAGCAGATGACGTCCTGCGCCAGGGTGTCCAGGGCATATCTGACTTGATTGCGGTACCTGGACTTATCAATCTTGATTTTGCTGATGTGAAGACAATTATGACTGAAACAGGGTCGGCCCTAATGGGAATTGGTATTGCTTCAGGTGAAAAAAGAGCCTCAGAGGCGGCTGAGTCAGCTATTTCCAGCCCGCTTTTGGAGACCTCAATCGAAGGAGCCCGGGGTGTGCTGCTGAACATCACCGGCGGTTCCAGTCTGGCGCTCTTTGAAGTCAATGAGGCTGCCGAAATTATAGCCCAGGCTGCTGATCCCGAGGCAAATATTATCTTTGGCGCGGTGATTGATGAGTCGATGGAAGATGAAGTCCGGGTAACCGTTATAGCTACGGGTTTTGACCAAAAGTTTAACCGCAAGGAAATTAATTCCGAACTGGACATAAAACCATTTGCGACTGATGACCTTGATATTCCGGCATTTCTGCGCAGGAAATAA
- a CDS encoding anti-sigma factor family protein translates to MNCHECRYLMFDLIDDKLSEDLRQEMEKHLDECPSCAQSFAKMKAREAAKEKEEKASGLFWYLLMPSGGFKRFFFVGAIFTFILVMALISVQLKGQLFDFF, encoded by the coding sequence TTGAATTGTCATGAGTGTAGATACCTGATGTTCGACCTGATTGATGATAAGCTGTCAGAGGATCTCAGGCAAGAGATGGAAAAACACCTGGATGAATGTCCTTCATGTGCCCAGAGTTTTGCTAAAATGAAGGCCAGGGAAGCGGCAAAGGAAAAAGAAGAAAAGGCTTCAGGCCTTTTCTGGTACTTGTTAATGCCCTCCGGGGGCTTTAAAAGGTTTTTCTTTGTGGGGGCTATTTTCACGTTCATTTTGGTCATGGCGCTTATTTCAGTTCAGCTTAAAGGACAACTTTTCGATTTCTTTTAG